One genomic region from Paramicrobacterium agarici encodes:
- a CDS encoding Gfo/Idh/MocA family protein has translation MTTQRLRVGMVGYAFMGAAHSHAWRTAPRFFDLPLTPELTAVAGRNEAAVREAADRMGWESVETGWRRLIERDDIDLIDICTPGDTHREIALAALAAGKHVMCEKPLANSLADAEEMADAAARAAEQGVFAMCGFTYRRTPALTLAKRFVEEGRLGSIRHVRAQYLQDWLSDENAPLTWRLDREKAGSGALGDIGAHSIDIAQWVTGQRIEGVSALTHTFVTERPVGGDFVGLGGHGDAANAEKGAVTVDDAAIFSARFADGAIGVFEATRYALGRKNAMRVEINGSRGSVSFDFEESNVLNYYDATDDAEAIGFRRIIVTEPEHPYVGNWWPTGHGLGYEHGFTHQVVDLVNDIAAGRQPSPSFAEAAQVQRVLDAVEHSAQNASTWRTA, from the coding sequence ATGACCACACAACGACTGCGCGTCGGCATGGTCGGATACGCGTTCATGGGCGCCGCACACTCGCACGCGTGGCGCACAGCCCCGCGGTTCTTCGACCTGCCGCTGACGCCAGAGCTGACGGCGGTCGCAGGACGCAACGAGGCAGCGGTCCGCGAGGCTGCAGACCGCATGGGCTGGGAGTCGGTGGAGACCGGTTGGCGACGCCTCATCGAGCGCGACGACATTGATCTCATCGACATCTGCACACCGGGCGACACGCACCGAGAGATCGCACTCGCCGCGCTCGCCGCGGGCAAACACGTCATGTGCGAGAAGCCGCTGGCGAACTCCCTCGCCGACGCGGAGGAGATGGCGGATGCTGCTGCGCGCGCAGCCGAGCAGGGGGTCTTTGCCATGTGCGGCTTCACGTACCGCCGCACGCCCGCATTGACCCTCGCAAAGAGATTCGTCGAGGAGGGCCGGCTCGGCAGCATCCGGCATGTGCGCGCGCAGTACCTGCAAGACTGGCTGAGCGACGAGAACGCGCCTCTCACGTGGCGGCTCGATCGCGAAAAGGCGGGAAGCGGCGCGCTCGGCGACATCGGGGCCCACAGCATCGACATTGCGCAGTGGGTGACGGGGCAGCGCATCGAGGGAGTCTCGGCGCTGACCCACACGTTCGTGACCGAGCGGCCCGTCGGCGGCGATTTCGTCGGACTCGGCGGCCATGGCGATGCAGCGAATGCCGAGAAGGGCGCCGTGACCGTGGACGACGCCGCGATCTTCAGCGCGCGATTCGCCGACGGCGCGATCGGGGTGTTCGAAGCCACGCGATACGCGCTTGGCCGCAAGAACGCCATGCGGGTGGAGATCAACGGCAGCCGCGGCTCGGTCTCGTTCGATTTCGAGGAGTCGAACGTTCTCAACTACTACGATGCGACAGACGATGCCGAGGCCATTGGCTTCAGGCGCATCATCGTGACCGAGCCCGAGCACCCGTACGTGGGCAACTGGTGGCCGACGGGGCACGGTCTCGGCTACGAGCACGGCTTCACCCACCAGGTCGTCGACCTCGTCAACGACATCGCGGCAGGCAGGCAGCCCAGCCCGTCGTTTGCCGAGGCTGCCCAGGTGCAGCGGGTGCTGGATGCTGTCGAGCACAGCGCACAGAACGCGTCGACGTGGCGCACCGCATGA
- a CDS encoding carbohydrate ABC transporter permease, with product MVIPALAFFAVFALIPLAGVLVLSFMSWDGLGTPTWAGVDNWLRTLTSPETGNAAWLSFVVMVASWLIQAPISLLLGVFTAGHQRYRAVLAVLYFLPLVFSAAAVAIAFKSLLDPNFGLGSALGIDALAQNWLGDPQLALGVVLFVIAWSFIPFHTLLYQAGVKQIPASLYEAAMIDGASVWTRFWSITIPQLRYTIVTSSTLMLVGSLTYFDLIYVLTAGGPGNATRILPLDMYLVGFRSFDMGRASVIAVILVVVGLTLSLVLNRMSGANRMESQMEGA from the coding sequence ATGGTCATTCCGGCCCTTGCGTTCTTCGCGGTTTTCGCTCTGATTCCGTTGGCAGGCGTCCTGGTTCTGAGCTTCATGAGCTGGGATGGGCTGGGAACGCCGACGTGGGCGGGCGTCGACAACTGGCTGCGTACGCTCACGTCGCCGGAGACTGGAAACGCGGCGTGGCTGAGCTTCGTTGTCATGGTCGCGAGCTGGCTCATCCAAGCGCCGATCAGTCTTCTGCTCGGAGTGTTCACGGCCGGTCACCAGCGCTACCGGGCCGTGCTTGCTGTGCTGTACTTTCTCCCGCTCGTGTTCTCGGCCGCAGCGGTGGCCATCGCCTTCAAATCACTCCTCGACCCGAACTTCGGCCTCGGCAGCGCTCTGGGAATCGACGCTCTCGCGCAGAACTGGCTCGGAGATCCGCAACTCGCCCTCGGCGTCGTGCTCTTCGTGATCGCGTGGAGTTTCATTCCGTTTCACACGCTCCTGTACCAAGCCGGCGTCAAGCAGATCCCGGCAAGCTTGTATGAAGCCGCGATGATCGACGGAGCGAGCGTCTGGACGAGATTCTGGTCGATCACGATCCCGCAGCTGCGGTACACAATCGTGACGTCATCGACGCTCATGCTCGTCGGCTCGCTGACCTACTTCGACCTGATCTACGTGCTCACGGCGGGAGGCCCAGGGAATGCAACCCGCATCCTTCCCCTGGACATGTATCTCGTCGGGTTCCGCAGCTTCGACATGGGGCGCGCGAGCGTCATCGCCGTCATCCTCGTTGTCGTCGGCCTGACATTGTCGCTCGTTCTCAACCGAATGAGCGGCGCCAACCGCATGGAGAGCCAGATGGAGGGCGCATGA
- a CDS encoding ThuA domain-containing protein — protein sequence MSSNRRQALIVRGGWDGHQPIETTDSVIPFLESNDFDVQVEESTGVYTDAEFLASVDLIVQTNTMSTIADDELAGLIGAVRGGTGLAGWHGGIADSYRNSADYLHMVGGQFAHHAAKAPKSELAGEQADNYLTHTITIVPERADHPIVAGLSDFELTTEQYWVLSDGYNDVLATTTVAARDFDAWNEPVTTPAVWTRKWGRGRIFVCTAGHRLEVLDDPNVRTIVERGLLWAAR from the coding sequence ATGAGCAGTAATCGCAGACAAGCGCTCATCGTGCGCGGCGGGTGGGACGGCCACCAGCCGATCGAGACGACCGACAGCGTCATTCCGTTTCTCGAGAGCAACGACTTCGACGTGCAGGTGGAGGAATCGACGGGGGTATACACGGACGCCGAATTTCTGGCATCCGTCGATCTCATCGTGCAGACGAACACCATGAGCACCATCGCCGACGATGAGCTCGCCGGGCTCATCGGAGCGGTGCGCGGCGGCACGGGGCTCGCGGGCTGGCACGGCGGCATCGCGGACTCGTACCGCAACAGCGCAGATTACCTGCACATGGTTGGCGGGCAGTTCGCCCACCACGCGGCGAAGGCTCCGAAGAGCGAGCTCGCGGGGGAGCAGGCCGACAACTACCTCACGCACACGATCACCATCGTTCCCGAGCGCGCCGACCACCCGATCGTCGCGGGGCTCAGCGACTTCGAACTCACGACCGAGCAGTACTGGGTGCTCTCAGACGGCTACAACGACGTGCTCGCGACGACGACAGTCGCCGCCCGTGACTTCGACGCGTGGAACGAGCCCGTCACGACGCCCGCTGTGTGGACCCGCAAGTGGGGTCGCGGACGCATCTTCGTCTGCACCGCCGGTCATCGGCTCGAGGTTCTTGACGACCCGAACGTGCGCACGATCGTCGAGAGGGGACTCCTGTGGGCGGCACGCTGA
- a CDS encoding sugar phosphate isomerase/epimerase family protein: protein MTRPITLFTGQWADLPFEEVARLAGEWGYDGLEIASWGDHLDVRRAASDPDYVRNRREILERNGLSVFAISNHLVGQAVCDDPIDERHEAILPAHVWGDGDAEGVRQRAAEEMKQTARAAAALGVDVVTGFSGSAIWKTVAGFPPVPDGMIDAGYRDFADRWNPILDVFDEVGVRFALEVHPSEIAYDYWTAKRALEEIGDREAFGFNFDPSHFVWQQVDPVTFLLDFAPKIYHVHCKESVVQLTGGRNGRLGSHLPWGDPRRGWDFVSTGHGDVPWGPIFRTLNAIGYDGPTSVEWEDAGMERLVGGPEALEFVRNLARISPPDAAFDAAFSQKK from the coding sequence ATGACGCGTCCGATCACACTGTTCACCGGACAATGGGCCGACCTGCCGTTCGAGGAGGTCGCTCGCCTCGCCGGCGAGTGGGGATACGACGGCCTCGAGATCGCGAGCTGGGGTGACCACCTCGACGTTCGCCGTGCAGCATCCGACCCCGACTACGTGCGCAACCGCAGAGAGATTCTCGAACGCAACGGGCTGTCGGTGTTCGCGATCTCGAACCATCTCGTCGGGCAGGCCGTGTGCGACGATCCAATCGACGAACGGCACGAGGCGATTCTGCCCGCACACGTGTGGGGCGACGGCGACGCCGAGGGCGTCCGCCAACGCGCCGCTGAGGAGATGAAGCAGACGGCCCGCGCGGCCGCGGCCCTTGGCGTTGACGTCGTGACCGGCTTCAGCGGTTCGGCGATCTGGAAGACCGTCGCCGGTTTTCCGCCCGTACCGGATGGCATGATCGACGCAGGCTACCGGGACTTCGCCGATCGATGGAATCCGATTCTCGACGTGTTCGACGAGGTCGGCGTGCGGTTTGCCCTCGAAGTGCACCCATCAGAGATCGCGTACGACTACTGGACGGCGAAGCGCGCTCTTGAGGAGATCGGCGACCGTGAGGCGTTCGGCTTCAATTTCGACCCGAGCCACTTCGTGTGGCAGCAGGTCGACCCGGTGACGTTCCTGCTCGATTTCGCGCCGAAGATCTATCACGTGCACTGCAAGGAATCGGTCGTGCAGTTGACGGGAGGGCGAAACGGCCGTCTCGGCTCACACCTGCCGTGGGGCGACCCGCGGCGCGGCTGGGACTTCGTCTCGACGGGTCACGGCGACGTTCCCTGGGGTCCGATTTTTCGAACGCTCAACGCCATCGGGTATGACGGGCCGACGAGCGTCGAGTGGGAAGACGCCGGAATGGAACGGCTCGTCGGTGGCCCAGAAGCGCTGGAGTTCGTGCGCAACCTCGCGCGGATCAGTCCGCCGGACGCCGCTTTCGACGCCGCGTTTTCGCAGAAGAAGTAG
- a CDS encoding carbohydrate ABC transporter permease produces the protein MSAVRTRPNVIGGLLGWVWLAIIIVPIYYVVVTSIREQSSFFSENALLPPSEPTLDAYVTVLQNDFALYFMNSVIVTASTVLVVLIVCVMAAYYVVRSRTRFAKNSFALILLGIAIPLQATIIPIYYMITQLRLYDSLLALILPSIAFAIPITVLILVNFMRDIPGELFESMHMDGAGDWRMLRSLVVPLAKPAIITVAIYDGLNVWNGFLFPLVLTQSADKRVLPLSLWAYQGEFQINIPAVLAAVTLSALPIVVLYALGRRQLVSGLTAGFGK, from the coding sequence ATGAGCGCGGTCAGAACACGCCCGAACGTCATCGGAGGGCTCCTCGGCTGGGTCTGGCTCGCCATCATCATCGTGCCGATCTACTACGTCGTCGTCACCAGCATCCGGGAACAGTCGTCGTTCTTCAGCGAGAACGCACTTCTTCCGCCGTCTGAACCCACGCTCGACGCGTATGTCACGGTGCTGCAGAACGATTTCGCCCTCTACTTCATGAACAGCGTGATCGTGACGGCGTCGACGGTTCTGGTCGTGCTCATCGTGTGCGTCATGGCCGCCTACTACGTGGTTCGCAGCAGAACGCGATTCGCGAAGAACTCGTTCGCGCTCATCCTTCTGGGAATCGCGATACCGCTGCAGGCGACGATCATTCCGATCTACTACATGATCACGCAGCTCCGCCTTTACGACAGTCTGCTTGCGCTGATCCTTCCGTCGATCGCCTTCGCCATTCCCATCACGGTGCTCATTCTCGTCAATTTCATGCGAGACATTCCCGGTGAACTTTTCGAGTCGATGCACATGGACGGTGCGGGTGATTGGCGGATGCTGCGCAGCCTCGTCGTGCCGTTGGCGAAGCCCGCGATCATCACCGTCGCGATCTACGATGGGCTCAACGTGTGGAACGGCTTCCTCTTTCCACTCGTTCTCACGCAAAGCGCCGACAAGCGGGTACTTCCGCTTTCACTGTGGGCGTACCAAGGTGAGTTCCAGATAAACATTCCTGCCGTGCTCGCCGCGGTGACACTGTCGGCGCTTCCGATCGTTGTTCTCTACGCGCTGGGTCGCCGGCAGCTCGTGAGCGGTCTCACAGCAGGATTCGGAAAATGA